GACACGTGGCCTGCCAGCTCAACAGCTACGTCGGCTGGCAGCCCGATAGGCCCACCATTGCCGCATTCCGGGGACAAGGCGGTGCCCGCCCGTGCTACGAGATCGTGGTTCACGCCGATCACCACCCGCCACATCCGATCTTCCTTCGACCAGCACACCGTTGTTGTAGGCGGCGTCGATGTGCTCGGTGTCCAGGGCATCGCCGAGGCTCATCTGCCGGGAGAAGACCCCGATCGGGCGCTTGTTGAGCTGCGTGGTGGCCTGCTCGGCCAGGTCGATCGGGCGGCGTTCGGCACGCACGGTCAGCACCGGCCGCTGAAACCTACTAACGAGGATCGCCGGAGACACCGTTAGCGAGAGAGCCCCGTACGTAGAGGTCGTGGATCTCCGGTTGGCCGTCTGCCCGGTACCCGACGTCCAGCTTCATGCCGTCGACGGTGTGCTGCCGCTCGTGCAGCCACCGCTCGATGGCGCTGAAGGTGTCCGCGATCTGCTGGACCGGTCCCGCGTGCCGGCAGTGCGCCCACGCGCCGGCTGGCAGGTGGGCGACGGTCCAGTGCCCGCTGACCGGCGTGTCGGCGGGGACGGTGACGCCGACGACCTCGTGGTAGCGGCCGTCGCCGAGGTAGTAACTCGCCTCGGCGAATGTGCCGCCGGTCGGCGGCAGTTGCGCCTGGCGCGCGAAGAGTTCCCGCCACGCGGCGGGGACCAGGTGACTCAGGTCCTGGAAGGCGCCGATGACCGGAAGGCCGACGATCACGACCGGCTCGCGATGAATGATGTGCACGATGTTTCTCCATCCCTCGTTCATTCCTCCACCTTGCCGGATGCTCCCGCTGCCCCGGTCAGTTGCGGGGCCAGATCCGCGGCGGTACGCGGGGGAACGCGGCCGTCAGGAACTGCTCGGTGAGGCCGTCGCGAACGGCGGCGTCCGGCCAGGTGTCGAGTACTTCGGGCAGGGTGCGGTGACCGATGGTGAGGTGCAGCAGGGCGCCGGGTGGGATGGCGGCGTGGGGGTTCCCGTCGACACTTGCACCTACGGCGCTCCGCTTCGCCGTCACCGTCGTGAGTTCACCGTCGGCGAAGTGGAGGTGAGCGCTGGCGGTGTAGGTGTCTATCACGAGTGTGGGTTCGGGCCAGCGTAGGTCGGCCGCCTGCCAGCGGTTGCGTAGCAGCGGGGCGAGTCGGGCGAGCAACTCGATCGGGTCGCCGGTTCGGGCGTACCAGGCTCCGGGGCGTGCTGGTATTCCCCGCGGCCCGATCCGGGCCAGGGGATGGTCCGCGTCGAGTAGGGGACGTACCGCGTGGAACGGGCGCTGCGTCGTCGTGGCGTGGCGCCGACCGACCCGGCCGAGATGGGCGTACATCGCGGCGGCGGCCTCCGGCCAGTGCGCGCCGGGCTCGCAGGTTGCGGCGAACACGGTCAGCTCCCCGGCGGCGGAGAGTCCACTGCCGTGCACCAGGAATCCCTGGACGTCCTCGCCGCGTAGCAGAACGGCGATCTCGCGCCGGGCGATATCCGCGGCGCGGCGGCCCATGATCTCGTACCGCCAGACGACGGGGTTCCGCGGGCACACCAGAGCATCCCCGTCCGCCTGCCGTCGGTCGACGTTGGCGAGGCCGTCCGCGTCGGCTGCGGTGGCCGGACGGACGGTCAGGAGGCCGCGGTAGACGTCCGGTCTTGACGCCTCCAGGTCAGGCAGGGCATTGGCGGGCATGGTCGGCGCGCCACCGTTCGCCAAGGCGTAGTCGTAGCCGAACCGGCGGTAGAAGTGAGGGATCCCCTCGATGATCTGAAGTGGCACGCGATCGGTCGCGCACCGGTCGTGCAGCGCGGCGAGGAGCCGTTCGGTGAGCCGGTTGCCGCGATGCTCCGGTGCCGTGCCCACCAACTCGACCTGAACCACCGGCAGCCAGATCCCGGCCAGACTCCACTCCTGACGAAGGCCCACCAGACTCGCCGCCAGACGGCCGGTGGCGGTTTCCTCCACGACCAGGAAGTCGTCGGGTACGACTGAAGGATGCCCGGTCAACAGATCCTGGGCCCAGGCGGAGATTCCCGCGTGCGGTTCTCCGCCCGTTGCCGCCTGCAGTTGAACGGCCGCCTGCAGGCGTGCGATCTGATCGACGTCCGATTCGCGGCCGCGTCGGATCTTGTAACGGTCGCTCTGGCTCCTCATGCCTTACGTTCTACCGCCGGCTGTCCGCTCCCGGGACGTGATCTGGCGCACCCTGCGTGAGCATGCCGACTTATCCTGCAGCCGTGAGCATTACCGACTGGCAAGTGCCGCACCACGTGGAGTTCCCAGGGCTGAGCCTGCCCGCATCGCCATATCCCACCTGGGAGGCCGGGACAACGGTTCTACGTGCGCTGCTGGCCGGCCCGGCGCCACCGAGCCCTGCCACTCGATCCCAGACACCCGGGCCCGTCAGAACGGAAACACCTGGGGCCGAGGCCTGCGGGTCGGTGATGTGCTCGGCGGGGATCCACTGACGCGCGCCGATCAACGCGTGCCCCGGCTTCTCCCGAACGAAGGACAGGTGCACGGTGTTGATCCCGTTCGCGACCCGGCCCGCGCACCCCCATGTACTGCCGCTTCACCCCACACGTCACGACGCCCTGCTTCGGCTGGCCCGTCTCGTCCAACGCACCCACCGTCAGGCCACGCCGGCGCCGACGGCTCGCCGCCTCGTCCAGACCAGCGGCCACGAACCGCCGGACGTGGCCCATCGTCGCCGTCGTGTCCCAGACCGCCCGGTTCAACAGCCGCTGCGTGCGGTCCTGCGTGGCGTCCCGGACCTGCTCGGCGCGCTCCACCCGTTGCGCTTCGGCATCTGACTGACCAGCGCCGACGCATCGGCGGCGCAGCGTCATCGTCCAGCAGGCCGAGGCTGGTGAGCGGTTGGTGTCACCCGGATCGATAACGACCCGTTCGCTCTGGCTGAACAGGTCGCCGGATGGGGTGAAACGCCGCAGGTGGTGCTGGAAGCAACGTACGGCTGGTACTGGGCGGCCGACGTTCTCACCGGTGCCGGCGCACAGGTGCGCCCGGCCCACCCTCTCGGGGTTGAAGGGGTTCGCCTACCGCGGGGTCAAGAACGACGAACGCGACGCGTCTGACCTTGCCGATCTGCTGCGCAAGGGCAGCAGGACGCGAGTGACTCCGGCACCACGCCGCTGCCCTCGTCAGGACCAGGAAGTTGGCGGCGGCCCGGCCATGTGACGTGGTGCGGTCAGATCCGTCTGTTTGCAGTCAACGGCCTGGATTTGGTATCCAGTAACACCGCTGGCGACGTGCCGGAACCCAGGAGTCGATCGTGAACAACCAACCGCCCCGGCCCGACCTCGATGTCCTCGACGACATCCAGCGGCGGGTACTGTGGCTCGCCACCCGCGTCGTGGACGCGGCCAACCATGACCGCGACACCGGCGACGGGGTGAAGGTCGGCGGGCACCAGGCGTCGAGCGCGTCGTTGGTCACCGCGATGACGGCGTTGTGGTTCGCGCATCTGCGGGCCGAGGACCGGGTGGCGGTGAAGCCGCACGCGTCGCCCGTGTTCCACGCGATCCAGTACCTGCTCGGCAATCTGGACCGGCCGTACCTGACGCGGCTGCGCGCCCGGGGCGGCCTCCAGTCGTACCCGTCCCGGACGAAGGACCCGGACGAGGTGGACTTCTCCACCGGCTCGGTCGGTCTGGGCGCGGCGGCGCCGCTGTTCGCGGCGGTCACCCGC
The sequence above is a segment of the Micromonospora sp. WMMA1363 genome. Coding sequences within it:
- a CDS encoding GyrI-like domain-containing protein, with translation MHIIHREPVVIVGLPVIGAFQDLSHLVPAAWRELFARQAQLPPTGGTFAEASYYLGDGRYHEVVGVTVPADTPVSGHWTVAHLPAGAWAHCRHAGPVQQIADTFSAIERWLHERQHTVDGMKLDVGYRADGQPEIHDLYVRGSLANGVSGDPR
- a CDS encoding Hsp20/alpha crystallin family protein, coding for MLTVRAERRPIDLAEQATTQLNKRPIGVFSRQMSLGDALDTEHIDAAYNNGVLVEGRSDVAGGDRREPRSRSTGGHRLVPGMRQWWAYRAASRRSC
- a CDS encoding transposase, producing the protein MTLRRRCVGAGQSDAEAQRVERAEQVRDATQDRTQRLLNRAVWDTTATMGHVRRFVAAGLDEAASRRRRRGLTVGALDETGQPKQGVVTCGVKRQYMGVRGPGRERDQHRAPVLRSGEAGARVDRRASVDPRRAHHRPAGLGPRCFRSDGPGCLGSSGRARWRRAGQQRT
- a CDS encoding GNAT family N-acetyltransferase translates to MRSQSDRYKIRRGRESDVDQIARLQAAVQLQAATGGEPHAGISAWAQDLLTGHPSVVPDDFLVVEETATGRLAASLVGLRQEWSLAGIWLPVVQVELVGTAPEHRGNRLTERLLAALHDRCATDRVPLQIIEGIPHFYRRFGYDYALANGGAPTMPANALPDLEASRPDVYRGLLTVRPATAADADGLANVDRRQADGDALVCPRNPVVWRYEIMGRRAADIARREIAVLLRGEDVQGFLVHGSGLSAAGELTVFAATCEPGAHWPEAAAAMYAHLGRVGRRHATTTQRPFHAVRPLLDADHPLARIGPRGIPARPGAWYARTGDPIELLARLAPLLRNRWQAADLRWPEPTLVIDTYTASAHLHFADGELTTVTAKRSAVGASVDGNPHAAIPPGALLHLTIGHRTLPEVLDTWPDAAVRDGLTEQFLTAAFPRVPPRIWPRN